The Brachyspira hyodysenteriae ATCC 27164 genome includes a window with the following:
- a CDS encoding metallophosphoesterase: protein MNFLKKVSKRNKIIFLVVIIFLFVMHLYMYKTAHSMRVRYITLEFEDLPKSFDNMKLALAADMHAGLYIPESHVIRMSDLIMNEKPDMILFGGDYIYSAPHKFSHYDKKNTEKFNNGIKGLEAKYGKYAVLGNHDNWESTEDVSNALYSNGFKVIDNDILFITNESGECISIGGVGDFLTDDVKFDIATSNVKAEDFHILLSHEPNIPLKRAKDGGYMKFIDFFFSGHTHGLQISFLPMWVWEGINKNREYPLFPAVYGLMNYGNMKVYVTSGIGAVLMPLRLFAYPEVVIITFKSSK from the coding sequence ATGAATTTTTTAAAGAAAGTATCAAAAAGAAATAAAATAATATTTTTAGTAGTGATTATATTTTTATTTGTAATGCATTTATATATGTATAAAACAGCTCATTCTATGAGGGTGAGATATATTACTTTAGAATTTGAAGATTTGCCTAAAAGTTTTGATAATATGAAATTGGCTTTAGCTGCAGATATGCATGCTGGGCTTTATATACCTGAAAGTCATGTAATAAGAATGTCTGATTTAATAATGAATGAAAAACCTGATATGATATTATTTGGAGGCGATTATATTTATAGTGCTCCTCATAAATTTAGTCATTATGATAAAAAGAATACTGAGAAATTCAATAATGGAATAAAAGGCTTGGAAGCTAAATATGGTAAATATGCTGTTTTAGGTAATCATGATAATTGGGAAAGTACTGAAGATGTTTCTAATGCTTTGTATTCTAATGGATTTAAAGTAATTGATAATGATATTTTATTTATAACAAATGAAAGCGGAGAATGCATATCTATAGGAGGGGTAGGGGATTTTTTAACAGATGATGTTAAATTTGATATTGCCACTAGTAATGTTAAAGCAGAAGATTTCCATATACTATTATCTCATGAACCTAATATACCTTTGAAAAGAGCAAAAGACGGAGGATATATGAAGTTTATAGATTTCTTTTTCTCAGGACATACTCATGGACTTCAGATAAGTTTTCTTCCTATGTGGGTATGGGAAGGAATAAACAAAAATAGAGAATATCCTCTTTTTCCTGCTGTTTACGGACTTATGAATTATGGTAATATGAAAGTTTATGTTACTTCAGGAATAGGTGCTGTTCTTATGCCGCTTAGATTATTTGCTTATCCTGAAGTAGTTATAATAACTTTCAAAAGCAGTAAGTAA
- the msrA gene encoding peptide-methionine (S)-S-oxide reductase MsrA, with product MIKKTIITILSLLSIISCSQKLNSQNINDKGNNMNNNTAMPENVKYAYFSSGCFWGTEYWFEKSKGVISVVSGYAGGHKVNPTYQEVCTGLTGHLETVRVAYDPEKTTYEELVKLFFETHDFTQKNGQGPDIGSQYLSAIFYQNDEEKETAEKYVAMLREKKYDVATTIRPFKNFYEAEDYHQNYYARKGSMPYCHFYTKIF from the coding sequence ATGATAAAAAAAACAATAATAACAATCTTATCTTTATTATCAATTATTTCATGCTCTCAAAAGCTTAACAGCCAAAATATTAATGATAAAGGTAACAATATGAACAATAATACAGCTATGCCTGAAAATGTAAAATATGCTTATTTTTCCTCAGGATGTTTCTGGGGAACAGAATATTGGTTTGAAAAATCAAAGGGTGTTATATCTGTTGTAAGCGGATATGCAGGCGGACATAAAGTAAACCCTACATATCAGGAAGTATGCACAGGACTTACAGGACATTTAGAAACTGTAAGAGTTGCTTATGATCCTGAAAAAACAACTTATGAAGAATTGGTAAAACTTTTCTTTGAAACTCATGATTTTACTCAAAAAAATGGACAAGGTCCTGATATAGGATCGCAATATTTATCTGCAATTTTCTATCAGAATGATGAAGAAAAAGAAACAGCAGAAAAATATGTTGCTATGCTAAGAGAAAAAAAATATGATGTTGCTACAACTATAAGACCATTTAAAAATTTCTATGAGGCAGAAGATTATCATCAGAACTATTATGCTAGAAAAGGATCTATGCCTTATTGTCATTTCTATACAAAAATATTTTAA
- a CDS encoding gamma-glutamyl-gamma-aminobutyrate hydrolase family protein, whose protein sequence is MSVIGLSGNLLYENTSIPKAFVNRSYVDSVIRSKGAPFIMPITEDEEIIKKMVENVDGIIMTGGVDVHPFRFDEEPIEKIGTISAERDEFDFTLMKYAVEMNKPIFGICRGIQVINVYFGGSLIQDIPSQRNTNILHSQTAEYHTATHKIQIVKDSIIYDMLDETSEVNSFHHQAIDKVAKDFKVTATAKDGIIEAIEYKKKGSFIIGVQWHPELMSSRIVKMQNIFDMFIEVCRSRK, encoded by the coding sequence ATGTCTGTTATAGGTTTATCTGGAAATCTTTTATATGAAAATACTTCAATACCAAAAGCTTTTGTTAATCGTTCTTATGTTGATTCTGTTATAAGATCTAAAGGAGCTCCGTTCATAATGCCGATTACAGAAGATGAAGAAATCATAAAAAAAATGGTTGAAAATGTTGATGGCATAATAATGACAGGCGGAGTAGATGTTCACCCATTCAGATTTGATGAAGAACCTATAGAAAAAATAGGAACAATTTCAGCTGAAAGAGATGAATTTGATTTTACATTAATGAAATATGCAGTTGAAATGAATAAGCCTATATTTGGTATATGCAGAGGAATACAAGTTATAAATGTTTATTTCGGAGGCAGTTTAATACAGGATATACCAAGTCAAAGAAATACTAATATACTTCATAGTCAAACAGCAGAGTATCATACTGCAACACATAAAATTCAAATAGTGAAAGACAGTATAATATATGATATGTTGGATGAAACATCAGAGGTAAATAGTTTTCATCATCAGGCTATTGATAAAGTAGCTAAAGATTTTAAAGTAACTGCTACTGCTAAAGATGGAATAATAGAAGCTATAGAATATAAAAAGAAAGGCTCCTTCATTATAGGTGTACAATGGCACCCTGAATTAATGAGTTCAAGAATAGTAAAGATGCAGAATATATTCGATATGTTTATAGAAGTTTGTAGATCAAGAAAATAA
- a CDS encoding LCP family protein encodes MNNRNEKKLNDKALKTISQANKKAVMLIIFSIIFSVSFIGIIFYYFFISKLDIAKKNDEPLYFSVLFIDDNNDIYGAYVGIISSLNNRIGLIGLPRNIALWESPDSSPIVINELYKNGGENAVFRAIENSVNKKITYRIAIDNNQISDIIDLIGGVKMYVEEPINFKDEEKGYELLFDIGEWMFTGKKIISYLHYLNMKGYEDIETLYRLEDVIVNSMIALIQSPQLRSIIHSKDMRNALFSKIKSNLRPPDINAIMNILANSNERTLVIENIDARVDDNGILTPIFEGSAFIKQMDDLTLYVELKTQKSELNNEDVSLTVLNATTVGGLADRINIRMRYRGFAAGEYGNFGTNLNESVVLIRDGQIEKAFMVANEGRVTRVYAKTDRRVLNNAVLILGNDYYEITQ; translated from the coding sequence ATGAATAATAGAAATGAAAAAAAATTGAATGATAAAGCTTTAAAAACTATAAGTCAGGCTAATAAAAAAGCTGTTATGCTGATTATTTTTTCTATAATATTTTCAGTATCTTTTATTGGCATAATATTTTATTACTTTTTTATAAGTAAATTAGATATAGCTAAAAAGAATGATGAACCTTTATATTTTTCAGTTTTATTTATAGATGACAATAATGATATTTATGGTGCTTATGTAGGAATCATATCCAGCTTGAATAATAGAATAGGACTAATAGGTTTGCCTAGAAATATAGCATTATGGGAAAGTCCGGATTCATCTCCTATAGTTATAAATGAATTGTATAAAAATGGCGGAGAAAATGCGGTTTTCAGGGCAATAGAAAATTCAGTTAATAAAAAAATAACTTATAGAATAGCTATTGATAATAATCAAATATCTGATATCATAGATTTAATCGGCGGCGTTAAAATGTATGTTGAAGAGCCTATTAATTTTAAAGATGAGGAGAAAGGATACGAATTATTATTTGATATAGGCGAATGGATGTTTACAGGAAAAAAGATAATATCATATCTTCATTATTTGAATATGAAAGGATATGAGGATATAGAAACTTTATACAGACTTGAAGATGTTATAGTTAATTCTATGATAGCTTTAATACAAAGTCCTCAACTTAGAAGTATTATTCATTCTAAAGATATGAGAAATGCTTTGTTTTCTAAAATAAAAAGTAATTTAAGACCTCCTGATATTAATGCTATTATGAATATACTTGCAAACAGCAATGAAAGAACATTGGTTATAGAAAATATAGATGCAAGGGTAGATGATAATGGTATTTTGACTCCTATATTTGAAGGAAGTGCTTTTATTAAGCAGATGGACGATTTGACATTATATGTTGAGCTTAAAACACAGAAAAGTGAATTAAATAATGAAGATGTAAGTTTAACTGTTTTAAATGCTACAACAGTTGGAGGGCTTGCCGACAGAATAAATATTAGAATGCGTTACAGAGGTTTTGCTGCCGGAGAATACGGCAACTTTGGTACGAATCTCAATGAAAGTGTTGTTCTTATAAGGGACGGACAAATTGAGAAGGCTTTTATGGTTGCTAATGAAGGCAGAGTAACAAGAGTATATGCAAAAACAGATAGAAGAGTATTAAATAATGCAGTATTAATTTTGGGGAATGATTACTATGAAATTACACAATGA
- the msrB gene encoding peptide-methionine (R)-S-oxide reductase MsrB, with product MLRNAIILISILIFTISCDENNTKEVCNVCNETKTLSAKEYHVLINKGTETPFTGDLLNIKEDGIYTCKICDTPLFRSEAKFNSGTGWPSFDDAIKENIKLVPDGDRIEVVCAKCGGHMGHVFYGEGFTEKETRYCINSVSLNFVNKFTNENNNENSENK from the coding sequence ATGTTAAGAAATGCAATAATATTAATTTCAATATTGATATTCACTATCTCATGTGATGAAAATAATACTAAAGAAGTATGCAATGTATGTAATGAAACAAAAACTCTTTCAGCAAAAGAATATCATGTATTAATTAATAAAGGTACAGAAACTCCTTTCACAGGAGATCTTTTAAATATAAAAGAAGACGGAATATATACATGCAAAATCTGTGATACACCATTATTTCGTTCTGAAGCCAAATTTAATTCTGGAACAGGATGGCCTAGCTTTGATGATGCTATTAAAGAAAACATAAAGTTAGTACCGGATGGAGACAGAATTGAGGTTGTATGTGCAAAATGCGGAGGACATATGGGACATGTATTTTATGGAGAAGGTTTTACAGAAAAAGAAACCAGATATTGTATTAATTCTGTTTCTTTGAATTTCGTTAATAAATTCACAAATGAAAATAATAATGAAAATTCTGAAAATAAATAA
- the rsfS gene encoding ribosome silencing factor, protein MKLHNDKNNENKELNNNNEANEVLETKLKKRKKKFIDKEKAKELTLKAAKALYDKKLEDIVILDLEDVTTLSDFFILATASSSPQMKAGSDAVYKDLKEDGVLPYAENDNDPEGVWYLSDYGFLVVHIFTEEGREYYNLDKLWHEAKKIDMPEI, encoded by the coding sequence ATGAAATTACACAATGATAAAAACAATGAAAATAAAGAATTAAATAATAATAATGAAGCAAATGAGGTTTTAGAAACAAAACTTAAAAAAAGAAAGAAAAAATTTATAGATAAAGAGAAAGCTAAAGAATTAACTTTAAAAGCTGCTAAGGCTTTATATGATAAGAAACTTGAAGATATTGTTATATTGGATTTAGAAGATGTAACAACTCTTTCAGACTTTTTTATATTGGCCACAGCTTCTTCTTCACCTCAGATGAAAGCAGGTTCCGATGCGGTTTATAAAGATTTAAAAGAAGACGGAGTTCTTCCTTATGCTGAAAATGATAATGATCCTGAGGGCGTTTGGTATTTGAGCGATTATGGTTTTTTAGTTGTTCATATATTCACTGAAGAAGGAAGAGAATATTATAATTTAGATAAATTATGGCATGAAGCTAAAAAAATAGATATGCCTGAAATATAA
- the lysS gene encoding lysine--tRNA ligase gives MSENQNNSENTQNEKNTSVEKNAEKENRREKLNTLRGMGINPFPNSYDVTYKSHEIAEKFEELEKNETEVAIAGRIMLYRVMGKSSFLTIKDAEGTIQAYIQRDKVGDEFYNTVFKKLIDIGDIVGVKGTVFKTKTGEITIYANELKLLTKSLNPLPEKFHGLTDTELRYRQRYVDLIMNDDVKEAFIKRSKMISAIREVMIENNFLEVETPMMHPLIGGAKAKPFITHHNTLDMTLYLRIAPELYLKRLVVGGFDRVFELNRNFRNEGISTRHNPEFTMMEAYMAYANFHKVMELVEEVFSKVCFKLNGKYTSQYKDYEINFKPPFARVPMVDLVKEHSGLDFNAILSDDEALEKAKSVGVEIDTSKTKPSKWEVMVAVFEEKVEEKLIQPTFVINYPKAVSPLSKSYPDNPDITERYELFIGGMEMSNGFSELNDPIDQKERFEEQLKAKARGEDETMDMDLDYINALEYGLPPTGGLGIGIDRMAILFLNVASIRDTILFPQMRKLD, from the coding sequence ATGTCAGAAAATCAAAATAATTCTGAAAATACACAAAATGAAAAAAATACTAGTGTAGAAAAAAATGCAGAAAAAGAAAACAGAAGAGAGAAGTTAAATACATTGAGAGGTATGGGAATAAACCCATTTCCAAACAGTTATGATGTAACTTATAAGTCTCATGAGATAGCAGAGAAATTTGAAGAGTTGGAGAAGAATGAAACTGAAGTTGCAATTGCCGGAAGAATTATGCTTTATAGAGTAATGGGTAAATCTTCATTTTTAACTATAAAGGATGCTGAAGGAACTATTCAGGCTTATATACAAAGAGATAAGGTAGGCGATGAATTTTATAATACAGTATTTAAAAAATTAATAGATATAGGAGATATTGTTGGTGTAAAAGGTACTGTTTTTAAAACTAAAACAGGTGAAATAACTATATATGCAAATGAATTAAAATTATTAACAAAATCATTAAATCCTTTACCTGAGAAATTCCATGGCTTAACAGATACAGAACTCCGCTACAGACAAAGATATGTTGATTTGATAATGAATGATGATGTTAAAGAAGCATTTATTAAAAGATCAAAAATGATTTCTGCTATAAGAGAAGTAATGATAGAAAATAACTTTTTAGAAGTAGAAACTCCTATGATGCATCCTCTGATTGGAGGAGCTAAGGCTAAACCTTTCATCACACATCATAATACTTTGGATATGACATTATATTTGAGAATAGCTCCTGAACTTTATTTGAAAAGACTTGTAGTAGGCGGTTTTGACAGAGTATTTGAGCTTAATAGAAATTTCCGTAATGAAGGTATATCTACAAGACATAATCCAGAGTTCACTATGATGGAAGCATATATGGCTTATGCTAATTTCCACAAAGTTATGGAATTGGTAGAAGAAGTATTCTCAAAAGTATGTTTCAAATTAAATGGAAAATATACTTCTCAGTATAAAGATTATGAGATTAATTTTAAACCTCCATTTGCAAGAGTACCTATGGTTGATTTGGTTAAAGAGCATTCAGGACTTGATTTTAATGCTATACTGTCAGATGATGAGGCATTAGAGAAAGCTAAATCAGTAGGTGTAGAAATAGATACTTCAAAAACTAAACCTTCTAAATGGGAAGTAATGGTGGCAGTATTTGAAGAAAAAGTTGAAGAGAAATTGATACAGCCTACATTTGTTATTAATTATCCTAAAGCTGTTTCTCCTCTTTCAAAATCTTATCCTGATAATCCGGATATTACAGAAAGATACGAGTTATTTATAGGCGGAATGGAAATGTCTAACGGATTCAGCGAGCTTAATGACCCAATAGATCAAAAAGAACGTTTTGAGGAACAATTAAAAGCTAAAGCACGCGGTGAAGATGAAACTATGGATATGGATTTAGACTATATCAATGCTTTGGAATATGGACTTCCTCCTACAGGCGGACTTGGAATAGGTATTGACAGAATGGCTATATTATTCTTGAATGTTGCTAGCATTAGGGATACTATTCTTTTCCCTCAGATGAGAAAATTAGATTAA
- a CDS encoding copper homeostasis and adhesion lipoprotein, whose product MKRIYLLFIIFVLAISCSNKTESTQNADLNAAANTNNNEAAETQLTSNTQTFEGDFVYYADSANFSNYTEMKTYPVAMEGEYLNLEREYTGFNFAEPTKVNLKVEGYLEERPGMEEGTTNMFLIVTKVIGFDTNKTTPLFQE is encoded by the coding sequence ATGAAAAGAATCTATTTACTATTTATCATTTTTGTGCTTGCAATTTCTTGTTCTAATAAAACAGAAAGCACTCAAAACGCTGATTTAAATGCTGCAGCAAATACTAATAATAATGAAGCAGCAGAAACTCAATTAACTTCAAATACTCAAACTTTTGAAGGTGATTTTGTTTATTATGCTGATTCTGCTAATTTCAGCAATTACACAGAAATGAAAACTTATCCTGTAGCTATGGAAGGCGAGTATCTTAATTTAGAGAGAGAATATACAGGATTTAATTTTGCTGAACCTACTAAAGTTAATCTTAAAGTTGAGGGTTATTTAGAAGAAAGACCTGGAATGGAAGAAGGTACTACTAATATGTTCTTAATAGTTACAAAAGTTATAGGTTTTGATACTAATAAAACAACTCCTTTATTCCAAGAATAA
- the recA gene encoding recombinase RecA, which yields MATKKKETAEVKKDGKSEAIEAITDQINKKYGPGSFMRLGSNKTVNVDVISTGALTLDHALGVGGVPRGRIIEIYGHEASGKTTLTLHIIAEAQKAGGYAAFIDAEHALDPVYASALGVDIDNLYISQPNSGEEALEILEKVVSSTAFDIVVVDSVAALVSKAELAGDIGDAHIALQARLMSHALRKLTAIISNTNTAVIFINQLRQNIATTGYGAGPTETTTGGKALKFYSSVRLDIRRTEWIKKGDDTIGHKVKIKVVKNKLSSPFKVVNLEIIFGKGISSEGLLIDLAMEAKIITRSGAWFYYNGEQIAQGKEKVRELLASDPKMRMELEIQIRETLNMGGADKVKEKLAEYLEEQKNGGAKEAAKENNDDENNESASSKKKSKKADEDDSNLLMSAEEAYSDDDDETYSDNDFEDTIVTPVKN from the coding sequence ATGGCTACTAAAAAGAAAGAAACTGCTGAAGTAAAAAAAGACGGTAAGAGTGAAGCTATTGAAGCAATTACCGATCAGATAAATAAAAAATATGGTCCTGGTTCTTTTATGAGATTAGGAAGTAATAAAACTGTTAATGTTGATGTTATCTCTACAGGAGCATTGACTTTAGACCATGCATTAGGAGTAGGGGGAGTTCCTCGCGGAAGAATTATAGAGATTTATGGACATGAGGCTTCTGGTAAAACTACATTAACTTTGCATATCATAGCTGAAGCTCAGAAGGCTGGAGGTTATGCTGCTTTTATAGATGCTGAACATGCTCTTGATCCTGTATATGCTAGTGCTTTGGGTGTTGATATTGATAATTTATACATTTCTCAGCCAAACAGCGGTGAAGAAGCTCTTGAAATATTAGAGAAAGTTGTTTCTTCTACTGCTTTTGATATTGTAGTTGTGGACTCTGTTGCGGCATTAGTTTCAAAGGCTGAACTTGCTGGTGATATAGGAGATGCTCATATAGCTTTACAGGCTAGACTTATGAGCCATGCTTTAAGAAAACTTACTGCTATAATAAGCAATACTAATACTGCTGTAATATTTATTAACCAATTAAGACAAAATATTGCTACTACTGGTTATGGTGCCGGTCCTACTGAAACTACTACAGGCGGTAAGGCTTTGAAATTCTATTCTTCTGTAAGACTTGATATAAGAAGAACTGAATGGATTAAAAAAGGCGATGATACTATAGGACATAAAGTAAAAATAAAAGTTGTTAAAAATAAATTATCATCACCATTTAAAGTGGTTAATTTAGAGATAATATTCGGTAAGGGTATATCATCTGAAGGACTTTTGATAGACTTAGCAATGGAAGCAAAAATCATTACAAGAAGCGGAGCTTGGTTCTATTATAATGGAGAGCAGATTGCACAGGGTAAAGAAAAAGTAAGAGAATTACTTGCATCAGATCCTAAAATGCGTATGGAACTTGAAATACAGATTAGAGAAACATTAAATATGGGCGGAGCTGATAAGGTAAAAGAAAAACTTGCTGAATATTTGGAAGAGCAGAAAAACGGAGGTGCTAAGGAAGCAGCAAAAGAAAACAATGATGATGAGAATAATGAGTCTGCATCTTCAAAGAAAAAATCTAAAAAAGCAGATGAAGATGATTCTAATCTTTTAATGAGTGCAGAAGAGGCTTATTCTGATGATGACGATGAAACTTATAGTGATAATGATTTTGAGGATACTATTGTAACACCTGTAAAAAATTAA
- a CDS encoding RNA 2'-phosphotransferase, which yields MKDDKLTKEEIKISKFVSLVLRHKPEYIGLELSKDGWANVYELIEKIKSKGRNINKDILERVVLYNDKKRFSFNENHTLIRANQGHSINVDLQFEEKEPPEILFHGTSINNIDSIKHEGIKKMNRLHVHLSLAEETAKKVGERHGKPTIIKINSKQMYEDGIKFYLSENKVWLCDYVDPKYIIEVI from the coding sequence GTGAAAGATGATAAATTAACTAAAGAGGAAATTAAAATTAGTAAATTTGTTAGTTTAGTATTAAGACATAAACCTGAGTATATAGGATTAGAATTATCAAAAGACGGCTGGGCAAATGTTTATGAATTAATAGAAAAAATAAAGTCAAAAGGAAGGAATATAAATAAAGATATACTCGAAAGGGTAGTGTTATATAATGATAAAAAGAGATTCAGCTTCAATGAAAATCATACTTTAATAAGAGCAAATCAGGGACATAGCATAAATGTAGATTTACAATTTGAAGAAAAAGAGCCTCCAGAAATATTGTTTCATGGTACTTCAATTAATAATATAGATAGTATAAAACATGAAGGCATAAAGAAAATGAATAGACTTCATGTGCATTTATCATTAGCAGAAGAAACAGCCAAAAAAGTAGGTGAGCGTCATGGAAAGCCAACAATAATAAAAATTAATTCAAAACAGATGTATGAAGATGGTATTAAATTTTATTTATCTGAAAATAAAGTTTGGCTATGTGATTATGTTGATCCTAAGTATATTATAGAGGTGATTTAA
- a CDS encoding ankyrin repeat domain-containing protein, with the protein MKKIIITALILISIISCNSKKTDNTEVTTDTNAINTNNTEISNNNDEYVEDNNIEEINTDTAEISEVPEWDLEAFNDLKNVKDAESLKSFEEKHGERSLIMALQYGDKKMVTELLSYGANVDQTYVDNDSPLKTASAKGYLELVKEFIKRGADVNFIGEGNIDALHSAVMSTNENSLKIMKELLEAGAEVDLEYGWEEPVPILFETIGYVGESKCYLDKFKMLAEYGADINYVDSYGYPLIDYAVKSGCLDIVKYLVEKGIDPAMKYELKEYYPNVNISLLASTLYNSDTEMAKYLIEQGADVNTPIPSEDGYPLLLQAIDNGNTSLVKLLIENGADTTVVNKEKKTVFDIAREKGYNDIVALEK; encoded by the coding sequence ATGAAAAAAATAATTATAACAGCTTTAATATTAATCAGTATAATAAGCTGTAATTCTAAAAAAACTGATAATACAGAAGTAACTACAGATACTAATGCCATTAATACCAATAATACAGAAATATCTAATAATAATGATGAATATGTTGAAGATAATAATATTGAAGAAATTAATACTGATACTGCAGAAATTAGTGAAGTACCAGAATGGGATTTGGAGGCTTTTAATGATCTTAAAAATGTAAAGGATGCTGAGTCTTTAAAAAGCTTTGAAGAGAAACATGGAGAAAGAAGTTTAATAATGGCATTACAATACGGTGATAAAAAAATGGTTACAGAATTACTTTCTTACGGTGCTAATGTTGATCAGACTTATGTTGATAATGATAGTCCATTAAAAACAGCTTCTGCAAAAGGATATTTAGAACTTGTAAAAGAGTTTATAAAAAGAGGGGCAGATGTTAATTTTATAGGAGAAGGAAATATTGATGCTTTACATTCAGCAGTAATGTCTACAAATGAAAATAGTTTAAAAATAATGAAAGAATTATTAGAAGCAGGTGCTGAAGTAGATCTTGAGTACGGCTGGGAAGAACCTGTTCCTATATTATTTGAAACAATTGGATATGTTGGAGAATCAAAATGTTATTTAGATAAATTTAAAATGCTTGCTGAATATGGAGCTGATATAAATTATGTTGATAGTTATGGCTATCCTTTAATTGATTATGCTGTTAAGTCAGGCTGTTTAGATATAGTAAAATATTTAGTTGAAAAAGGCATTGATCCTGCTATGAAATATGAACTTAAAGAATACTATCCAAATGTAAATATTTCATTATTGGCTAGTACTCTTTATAATAGTGATACAGAAATGGCAAAGTATTTAATAGAGCAAGGTGCTGATGTAAATACTCCTATACCTTCAGAAGATGGTTATCCTTTACTGCTTCAGGCTATTGACAATGGAAATACATCACTCGTAAAACTTTTAATAGAGAATGGAGCAGACACTACAGTTGTAAACAAAGAGAAAAAGACTGTATTTGATATAGCTAGAGAAAAAGGCTATAACGATATTGTGGCTTTAGAAAAATAA
- a CDS encoding 4Fe-4S binding protein — MKIYEIIFSPTGGTKKVADAIASEISQKTNSSIEKVDLTDYSMDFSSVKISQDDIAVIAVPSYAGRVPEISSKRISQIKGNGANTVIVSVYGNRDYEDTLIELYDIAKDLNFKVTSAIAAITKHSIAYKYASNRPDENDIAKLKEFAGNIINASEVLDEHKLKGNRPYRQISKVSLVPKTTNKCNDCKLCAKKCPVQAIDINNPKIIDKNKCISCMRCVSICNSSAKNISKIMLALVHFALRKSCSKAKDYEFYIN; from the coding sequence ATGAAGATATATGAAATTATTTTCAGCCCAACAGGCGGAACAAAAAAAGTTGCCGATGCAATTGCTTCAGAAATAAGCCAAAAAACTAACAGCAGTATAGAAAAAGTCGATTTAACTGATTATAGTATGGATTTCTCAAGCGTAAAAATATCTCAAGATGATATTGCTGTTATTGCAGTACCGTCTTATGCAGGCAGAGTTCCGGAAATATCATCAAAGCGTATATCTCAAATAAAAGGTAATGGAGCTAATACTGTTATTGTATCTGTTTATGGTAATAGAGATTATGAAGATACTTTAATTGAACTTTACGATATAGCAAAAGATTTAAATTTTAAAGTTACTTCTGCTATAGCGGCAATTACTAAACATTCTATAGCTTATAAATATGCTTCTAATAGACCAGATGAAAACGATATAGCAAAACTTAAAGAATTTGCAGGTAATATAATAAATGCTTCTGAAGTTTTAGATGAACATAAATTAAAAGGCAATCGTCCATATAGACAAATAAGTAAAGTATCCTTAGTGCCGAAAACTACAAATAAATGCAATGATTGTAAATTATGTGCTAAGAAATGTCCGGTTCAGGCAATAGATATTAATAATCCTAAAATAATTGATAAAAATAAATGTATATCATGTATGAGATGCGTTTCAATATGCAATTCATCAGCTAAAAATATTAGTAAGATTATGTTAGCTCTAGTTCATTTTGCTTTGAGAAAATCATGTTCTAAAGCAAAAGATTATGAATTTTATATTAACTAA